From one Streptococcus pneumoniae genomic stretch:
- the dnaG gene encoding DNA primase: MVSKEIVAEIKNSVNIVEVIGEVVALTKAGRNFLGLCPFHGEKTPSFNVVEDKQFYHCFGCGKSGDVFKFLEDYRGITFMDAVAVLAERVGIQLAVESREHTPRKHPHQELYDIHTEAAKFYHAVLMTTTMGEAAKSYLHQRGLTDDVIQHFQIGLAPKGNSYLYQSVVEKFSEATLMDSGLFNIADNNMVFDAFQDRIMFPLLDDSGRVIAFSGRIWQEHDADAKIAKYKNSRSTPIFNKSYELYHLDKAKAVMKKQHEVYLMEGFMDVIAAYRAGIENAVASMGTALTREHVNHLSRFTKKVVLTYDGDKAGQAATEKALAELDGMTVEIVTIPDQMDPDEFIQKNSLEDLQDLLTKTRISKIEFLIQHLKPDNIENLQAQIAFVDQMAPLIAQVTSITAQNSYIYKLADLLPDFDYQQVEQAVNQVRILARQTQEATSHGRPSTVLTLPVSKQTSRLIRAESHLLQRMVEHPLILNEYRLREDFQFATPEFEVLYRLLKTNGEVTPQDLSLQEETVQQAWYRVLEENLPQDVGEHELAEIETVRDKELLRKESQMISKTIREASHSGNADLALEELERLIAQKRRME; this comes from the coding sequence ATGGTTAGCAAAGAAATTGTTGCTGAGATAAAAAATAGTGTCAATATCGTCGAAGTCATAGGAGAAGTCGTTGCTTTGACCAAGGCAGGACGTAACTTTTTGGGACTTTGTCCTTTTCATGGAGAAAAAACGCCGTCTTTTAACGTTGTTGAAGATAAGCAGTTTTATCATTGTTTTGGTTGTGGGAAGTCAGGAGACGTCTTTAAATTTTTAGAAGACTATCGTGGCATTACCTTTATGGATGCGGTAGCAGTTTTGGCAGAGCGAGTGGGAATCCAGCTAGCGGTGGAGAGTCGAGAGCATACTCCTCGAAAACATCCTCATCAGGAACTATATGATATCCATACGGAGGCTGCAAAGTTTTATCATGCGGTGTTGATGACGACTACCATGGGTGAGGCAGCAAAAAGTTATCTGCATCAGCGGGGATTGACGGACGATGTGATTCAGCATTTTCAGATTGGACTAGCTCCTAAGGGGAATTCCTATCTTTATCAAAGTGTGGTAGAGAAGTTTAGCGAGGCAACCTTGATGGACTCGGGGCTGTTTAATATTGCGGATAACAACATGGTCTTTGACGCTTTTCAAGATCGGATTATGTTTCCCTTGCTGGATGATAGTGGGCGCGTCATTGCCTTTTCTGGACGGATTTGGCAGGAACATGATGCAGATGCCAAGATTGCAAAGTACAAAAACAGCCGTAGCACCCCTATTTTTAATAAAAGCTATGAGCTGTATCATTTGGACAAGGCCAAGGCTGTCATGAAAAAACAGCACGAAGTCTATCTCATGGAAGGCTTCATGGATGTGATTGCGGCTTATCGAGCAGGGATTGAAAATGCTGTTGCTTCTATGGGAACTGCCTTAACGCGTGAGCATGTCAATCACCTAAGTCGCTTTACCAAAAAAGTTGTTTTGACTTACGATGGAGACAAGGCAGGTCAAGCAGCAACGGAAAAAGCATTGGCAGAGTTGGATGGTATGACAGTAGAGATTGTCACCATTCCTGATCAAATGGATCCTGATGAATTTATTCAAAAAAATTCTTTGGAAGATTTGCAGGATTTACTGACGAAAACACGAATAAGTAAGATAGAGTTCTTAATTCAGCATCTCAAGCCTGATAACATTGAAAATTTACAGGCACAGATCGCCTTTGTTGATCAAATGGCTCCCCTGATTGCCCAAGTGACCTCCATCACAGCACAAAATTCCTATATTTATAAGTTGGCAGACTTGTTGCCTGATTTTGATTATCAGCAGGTGGAGCAAGCGGTTAATCAGGTGCGGATTTTAGCGAGGCAGACGCAAGAGGCAACATCTCATGGCCGACCGAGCACTGTCCTTACGTTACCAGTGAGTAAGCAGACTTCTCGCTTGATAAGAGCAGAGAGTCACCTGTTGCAACGAATGGTGGAGCATCCTTTGATTTTAAATGAGTATCGCTTACGAGAGGACTTTCAGTTTGCAACTCCGGAATTTGAGGTTTTGTACCGTTTATTAAAGACAAATGGTGAAGTGACTCCTCAGGATTTATCTCTACAAGAAGAAACTGTTCAGCAGGCGTGGTACCGCGTTTTAGAGGAGAATTTGCCCCAAGATGTCGGAGAACATGAACTAGCAGAAATCGAGACGGTACGGGATAAGGAATTGCTCAGAAAAGAAAGCCAGATGATTAGCAAGACCATTCGTGAGGCTTCTCATAGTGGAAATGCAGATCTAGCTTTGGAAGAATTAGAACGATTGATTGCACAAAAAAGAAGAATGGAGTAG
- a CDS encoding phospho-sugar mutase, whose product MSYQENFQTWLDYAELPAYLRDELVAMDEKTKEDAFYTNLEFGTAGMRGLIGAGTNRINIYVVRQATEGLARLIDEKGEEAKKRGVAIAYDSRHFSPEFAFEAASVLAKHGIQSYVFESLRPTPELSFAVRHLGTFAGIMITASHNPAPFNGYKVYGEDGGQMPPHDADALTDYIRTIDNPFAIEVADVEAEKASGLIQVIGEAIDAEYLKEVKSVNINPDLIAKYGKDMKIVYTPLHGTGEMLARRALAQAGFDSVQVVESQAVADPNFSTVSSPNPESQAAFALAEELGHKVGADVLIATDPDADRVGVEVLQKDGSYRNLSGNQIGAIIAKYILEAHKTAGTLPANAALAKSIVSTDLVAKIAESYGATMFNVLTGFKFIAEKIQEFEEQHNHTYLFGFEESFGYLIKPFVRDKDAIQAVLMVAEIAAYYRSRGLTLADGIEEIYQEYGYFAEKTLSVTLSGVDGAEQIKAIMEKFRKEQPATFNNTAIQITEDFKAQTSTDHEGNVTALCTPPSDVLKYTLADGSWIAVRPSGTEPKIKFYIAVVGSSNEDADAKIAAIESEITTFIK is encoded by the coding sequence ATGTCTTACCAAGAAAATTTTCAAACATGGCTGGATTATGCTGAACTCCCAGCCTACTTGCGGGACGAATTAGTCGCAATGGATGAAAAAACAAAAGAAGATGCTTTTTATACCAACCTTGAATTTGGAACGGCTGGTATGCGTGGTTTGATTGGTGCAGGAACGAATCGTATCAATATTTATGTCGTTCGTCAAGCAACCGAAGGTTTGGCACGCTTGATTGATGAAAAAGGTGAAGAAGCAAAAAAACGTGGGGTAGCCATTGCCTATGATTCTCGTCATTTCTCACCTGAATTTGCTTTTGAAGCTGCTTCTGTCCTTGCTAAACACGGCATTCAATCCTATGTATTTGAAAGTCTTCGTCCGACACCTGAACTCTCCTTTGCTGTCCGTCATCTAGGTACTTTTGCCGGCATTATGATTACAGCTAGTCACAATCCAGCACCATTTAACGGCTATAAAGTCTATGGAGAAGACGGTGGACAAATGCCGCCACACGATGCAGATGCACTGACAGACTATATCCGTACGATTGACAATCCATTTGCGATTGAAGTTGCAGATGTCGAAGCTGAAAAAGCGAGCGGTTTGATTCAAGTCATTGGTGAGGCGATTGATGCTGAATACCTCAAAGAAGTCAAATCTGTCAACATCAATCCAGACTTGATTGCAAAATACGGAAAAGACATGAAGATCGTCTATACTCCGCTCCACGGTACTGGTGAAATGCTGGCACGTCGTGCCCTTGCCCAAGCAGGATTTGATTCTGTCCAAGTGGTGGAAAGCCAAGCAGTTGCCGATCCAAACTTCTCTACTGTTTCCTCACCAAATCCTGAAAGCCAAGCAGCCTTTGCACTTGCAGAAGAATTAGGTCATAAAGTTGGTGCCGATGTCCTCATCGCAACAGACCCAGACGCTGACCGCGTTGGTGTAGAGGTCTTGCAAAAAGACGGAAGCTACCGTAATCTCTCTGGAAACCAAATCGGTGCTATCATTGCTAAATACATCCTTGAAGCCCATAAAACAGCTGGCACTCTTCCAGCTAACGCTGCCCTTGCAAAATCAATCGTATCCACTGACTTGGTAGCCAAAATTGCTGAAAGCTACGGCGCAACTATGTTCAATGTCTTGACAGGCTTTAAATTTATCGCCGAAAAAATTCAAGAATTTGAAGAACAACACAATCACACGTACCTATTTGGCTTTGAAGAAAGCTTTGGCTACCTCATCAAACCATTCGTTCGTGACAAAGATGCTATTCAAGCTGTCTTAATGGTTGCAGAAATCGCTGCCTACTATCGCTCTCGTGGATTGACACTAGCCGATGGTATCGAAGAAATCTACCAAGAATATGGCTATTTTGCAGAAAAAACACTCTCTGTGACCCTCTCTGGTGTTGATGGAGCAGAGCAAATCAAAGCCATCATGGAAAAATTCCGCAAGGAACAACCAGCTACTTTCAACAATACAGCTATCCAAATCACAGAAGATTTCAAAGCGCAAACCTCAACTGACCACGAAGGGAATGTGACTGCTCTTTGCACACCACCAAGTGATGTATTGAAGTACACTCTCGCAGATGGATCATGGATCGCCGTTCGTCCGTCAGGAACAGAACCAAAAATCAAATTCTATATTGCTGTTGTAGGATCTTCAAACGAAGATGCCGATGCAAAAATTGCTGCTATCGAATCCGAAATTACAACATTTATCAAATAA
- the coaC gene encoding phosphopantothenoylcysteine decarboxylase yields MTRITLAVTGSISAYKAADLTSQLTKAGYDVTILMTEAATQFITPLALQVLSKNIVHTDVMTEPLPNKVNHIELAKQTDLFLVAPATANTIAKLAHGLADNIVTAVALALPSHTPRLLAPAMNTVMYENPLTQANLHSLESVGYRFIEPRETLLACGDYGKGALAELPLILETVKEIIHEKTI; encoded by the coding sequence ATGACACGCATTACTCTTGCTGTGACCGGCAGTATCTCAGCCTATAAAGCTGCAGATTTAACGAGCCAGCTCACCAAAGCTGGCTATGATGTGACAATCCTAATGACGGAAGCTGCTACACAGTTTATCACCCCCTTGGCCCTGCAAGTTCTCTCGAAAAACATCGTTCATACTGACGTGATGACAGAGCCTTTGCCAAACAAGGTCAATCATATCGAGCTAGCCAAGCAAACAGATCTCTTTCTTGTAGCTCCAGCAACAGCAAACACCATTGCCAAATTAGCGCACGGCTTAGCAGACAATATCGTGACTGCTGTTGCCCTTGCTCTTCCTAGTCATACACCAAGATTACTCGCCCCAGCTATGAATACCGTCATGTATGAAAACCCTCTAACCCAAGCGAATCTTCATAGCTTAGAGAGTGTAGGCTATCGCTTTATAGAACCTCGTGAAACCTTACTTGCCTGTGGAGATTACGGCAAAGGAGCCCTTGCTGAACTCCCACTCATCCTTGAAACTGTAAAGGAAATAATCCATGAAAAGACAATCTAA
- a CDS encoding M1 family metallopeptidase, with amino-acid sequence MQAVEHFIDTFVPEHYDLFLDLSRKDKTFTGRVTITGEAKATTISLHQKDLTIQAVRLGEKELSFEVDKEHESVSIQLDQTAQVSFDVLFSGNITDNMTGIYPSYYTVDGKRQEVLSTQFESHFAREAFPCVDEPEAKATFDLALKFDQEDGEIALSNMPEIDIEKRKETGIWTFATTPRMSSYLLAFAAGDLQGITTTTKNGTLVGVYATKAQPLNKLNFALDIAKRSIEFYEDYFGVAYPIPQSLHVALPDFSAGAMENWGLITYREVYLLADENSSAMSRQQVALVIAHEVAHQWFGNLVTMKWWDDLWLNESFANMMEYVCVDALEPSWKIFEDFQTGGVGAALKRDATDGVQSVHVEVTHPDEINTLFDGAIVYAKGSRLMHMLRRWLGDAAFAKGLNAYFKKHQYGNTVGEDLWNALTEASGRDVASFMNAWLEQPGYPVVSLSVEEDDLIISQKQFFIGENEEKGRLWQVPLNSNWKGLPDTLTEESIRIPNYSQLATQNEGALRLNTENTAHYIIDYQGKLLEDLLKNLASLDATSKLQVVQDRYLLAESGRISMAELVPVIQQLATDEAYMVVNAVFMALAGLRRFVDADTDVEEALNALTIALNQHNYDRLGFEKVAGEKDEDELVRQLTLSSMIQANEADAVAKASQLFRAYEDDLETLPAAIRLYVLNNQMKHHESRELVDKYLDLYVKSNDSVFQRELANALSRTKQEDTVAHILSKWQDKFVVKPQDLASWYAAFLRQDFTQAFVWLWARENWDWIKAALGGDMSFDHFVVYPGAIFKTQERLKEYKAFFEPQLNDLAISRSISMGIKEITARVELLEREKEAVAKAILASVD; translated from the coding sequence ATGCAAGCAGTTGAACATTTTATTGACACCTTTGTACCAGAGCATTATGACTTGTTTTTGGATTTGAGTCGCAAAGACAAGACTTTTACAGGTCGTGTGACCATCACAGGTGAGGCTAAGGCGACCACTATTTCCCTCCATCAGAAAGATTTGACGATTCAAGCAGTTCGTTTGGGAGAAAAAGAACTTTCTTTTGAAGTGGATAAGGAGCATGAATCTGTCTCTATCCAACTAGATCAAACAGCTCAAGTGAGTTTTGATGTTCTCTTTTCAGGAAATATCACGGATAATATGACAGGGATTTATCCATCTTATTACACAGTAGATGGAAAGCGACAAGAAGTCCTATCAACACAGTTTGAGAGTCATTTTGCCCGTGAAGCCTTTCCATGTGTGGATGAGCCAGAAGCGAAAGCTACTTTTGACTTAGCCTTGAAATTTGACCAAGAAGATGGTGAAATCGCCCTGTCTAATATGCCAGAAATCGATATCGAAAAACGCAAAGAAACAGGGATTTGGACCTTTGCGACTACACCACGCATGTCATCTTACCTTCTAGCTTTTGCGGCTGGTGATTTGCAAGGAATTACAACAACGACTAAGAATGGAACCTTGGTAGGAGTCTATGCAACCAAGGCACAACCGCTCAATAAATTGAACTTTGCTCTTGATATTGCTAAGCGTTCGATTGAGTTTTACGAGGATTATTTTGGTGTTGCCTACCCAATTCCTCAATCACTTCATGTAGCTTTACCTGACTTTTCTGCAGGTGCCATGGAAAACTGGGGCTTGATTACCTATCGTGAAGTCTATCTCTTGGCTGATGAGAATTCTAGCGCTATGAGTCGTCAGCAAGTTGCACTAGTGATTGCCCACGAAGTCGCTCACCAGTGGTTTGGAAATCTTGTAACTATGAAATGGTGGGATGACCTCTGGCTGAATGAAAGTTTTGCAAATATGATGGAGTATGTCTGTGTCGATGCTTTGGAGCCAAGCTGGAAGATTTTTGAAGATTTCCAAACTGGTGGCGTTGGTGCTGCCCTTAAGCGTGATGCTACTGATGGCGTGCAATCTGTCCATGTAGAAGTCACTCATCCAGATGAAATTAACACTCTCTTTGACGGTGCGATTGTTTATGCGAAAGGAAGCCGTCTCATGCATATGCTTCGTCGCTGGCTAGGAGATGCTGCCTTTGCAAAAGGACTTAATGCCTACTTTAAGAAACACCAGTATGGCAATACCGTAGGAGAAGACCTTTGGAATGCCCTTACGGAAGCTTCAGGTCGTGATGTAGCTAGCTTTATGAATGCTTGGCTAGAGCAACCAGGTTATCCAGTGGTGAGCTTGTCTGTGGAAGAAGATGATTTGATTATTTCACAAAAACAATTCTTCATTGGTGAAAATGAAGAAAAAGGTCGTTTGTGGCAAGTACCGCTTAATAGCAACTGGAAAGGCTTACCAGATACCTTGACAGAAGAGAGTATCCGCATTCCAAATTACAGCCAATTAGCAACTCAAAACGAAGGTGCCCTTCGGTTGAATACGGAAAATACAGCCCACTATATCATTGATTACCAAGGAAAACTGTTGGAAGATCTTTTGAAAAATTTAGCAAGCTTGGATGCTACAAGTAAATTGCAAGTCGTTCAAGACCGTTACCTCTTGGCAGAAAGTGGTCGCATTTCTATGGCTGAGTTGGTTCCAGTCATTCAGCAGTTAGCGACAGACGAAGCTTATATGGTGGTCAATGCTGTCTTTATGGCTTTGGCTGGTTTGAGACGGTTTGTGGATGCAGATACAGATGTAGAAGAAGCCTTGAATGCCTTGACGATTGCCCTCAATCAGCACAATTATGACCGCTTAGGCTTTGAAAAAGTAGCTGGTGAAAAAGATGAGGACGAACTGGTTCGTCAACTTACTCTTAGCAGCATGATTCAAGCAAATGAAGCAGATGCTGTTGCAAAAGCTAGCCAACTCTTTAGAGCGTACGAAGATGATTTGGAAACATTACCAGCAGCCATTCGCTTATATGTACTAAACAATCAAATGAAACACCATGAAAGCAGAGAATTGGTTGATAAGTATCTTGACTTGTATGTCAAGAGTAATGACAGTGTCTTCCAAAGAGAGCTAGCAAATGCCCTTTCAAGAACGAAGCAAGAAGATACAGTAGCGCATATTCTCAGCAAATGGCAGGATAAATTTGTGGTAAAACCACAGGACTTGGCTTCTTGGTATGCTGCATTCTTACGCCAAGATTTCACTCAAGCCTTTGTATGGCTTTGGGCGCGTGAAAACTGGGATTGGATTAAAGCAGCTCTAGGAGGCGATATGAGCTTTGATCACTTTGTCGTCTACCCAGGAGCTATCTTTAAAACGCAAGAGCGTCTAAAAGAGTATAAAGCCTTCTTTGAACCTCAGTTGAATGACTTGGCGATTAGCCGTAGCATTAGTATGGGAATCAAGGAAATCACTGCCCGTGTGGAACTTCTTGAACGTGAAAAAGAAGCTGTTGCTAAAGCTATTTTAGCAAGTGTCGATTAA
- the mscL gene encoding large conductance mechanosensitive channel protein MscL encodes MLKDLKDFLLRGNVVDLAVGVIIAGAFGAIITSLVEDVITPLFLNPALKAAGAEKIAELSWNGVAYGNFLSAIINFVIVGTVLFFIIKGMEKAQSLAKKQEEAIEEVAAPTELEVLQDIKALLEKK; translated from the coding sequence ATGTTAAAAGATTTGAAAGATTTTCTTCTTCGTGGAAACGTTGTTGATTTGGCAGTCGGTGTAATCATCGCAGGTGCTTTTGGAGCTATCATTACTTCATTGGTTGAAGATGTTATCACTCCTCTTTTCTTGAACCCAGCTTTGAAAGCTGCTGGTGCAGAAAAGATTGCTGAATTGAGCTGGAATGGTGTAGCTTACGGAAACTTCCTAAGCGCTATCATCAACTTTGTGATTGTAGGTACTGTTCTTTTCTTCATCATTAAAGGAATGGAAAAAGCACAATCACTTGCGAAGAAACAAGAAGAAGCTATCGAAGAAGTTGCTGCTCCAACTGAGCTAGAAGTTCTTCAAGATATCAAAGCTTTGCTTGAGAAAAAATAA
- a CDS encoding ECF transporter S component: protein MKRQSNLASIAIFFAVMLVLHLMSSVIFNVLPVPIKPTIIHIPVIIASILYGPRVGAILGFLMGMISLMTNTVVLLPTSYLFSPFVPNGNLFSAIIALVPRILIGITPYYTYKFLKNKLGLALAGGIGSLTNTIFVLSGIFFLFSNVYKGNIQLLLASVISTNSIAEVILSILLTVTIVPRLKKIQK from the coding sequence ATGAAAAGACAATCTAACCTTGCTTCTATTGCTATCTTTTTTGCTGTGATGTTAGTTCTTCACCTGATGAGCTCCGTCATTTTCAATGTCCTACCTGTTCCCATCAAACCAACCATCATCCATATTCCTGTGATCATCGCAAGTATCCTGTATGGACCACGTGTGGGTGCTATTTTAGGCTTTCTCATGGGAATGATTAGTCTAATGACCAATACAGTGGTACTGCTTCCAACCAGCTATCTCTTTAGCCCCTTTGTGCCAAATGGCAATCTCTTTTCAGCCATTATCGCACTAGTCCCACGAATCTTGATTGGCATTACCCCTTATTACACCTATAAATTCCTCAAAAATAAACTAGGATTAGCTCTAGCTGGAGGTATCGGCTCACTGACCAATACGATATTTGTCTTAAGCGGAATTTTCTTTCTCTTTTCAAATGTTTACAAAGGCAACATCCAATTACTCCTTGCATCTGTCATTTCCACCAACTCCATCGCTGAGGTGATTCTTTCTATTTTACTGACAGTAACCATCGTTCCTCGCTTGAAAAAAATACAAAAATAA
- a CDS encoding thioredoxin domain-containing protein → MHFNPTIENLEQKNVADIRKKLANGETATFFLGRNTCPYCHRFAHTLAEVIEETKETVYFIASDHVEDWHELQDFRREFNIPTVPAFIHIENGQLQVRCDSSMTAEEIKQFAHF, encoded by the coding sequence ATGCATTTTAATCCTACTATTGAAAACTTAGAACAAAAAAACGTTGCCGATATTCGTAAAAAACTCGCTAATGGCGAAACTGCTACTTTCTTTCTCGGAAGAAATACCTGCCCATACTGCCATCGCTTTGCGCACACCTTGGCAGAAGTTATAGAAGAGACGAAAGAGACTGTTTATTTCATCGCCAGTGATCATGTAGAAGACTGGCATGAATTACAAGACTTCCGACGGGAATTCAACATTCCAACTGTCCCTGCCTTTATTCATATTGAAAACGGACAACTTCAGGTCCGTTGCGACTCCTCCATGACAGCAGAAGAAATTAAACAATTTGCCCATTTCTAG
- the rpoD gene encoding RNA polymerase sigma factor RpoD: MTTKQKEVTTFDVQVAEFIRNHKKAGTATDDEINDQLVIPFTLDADGIEDLLQRIQDAGIAITDKEGNPSARALQTEEEEPELSDEELLGSTSAKVNDPVRMYLKEIGVVPLLTNEEEQELALLVEQGDLEAKQRLAEANLRLVVSIAKRYVGRGMQFLDLIQEGNMGLMKAVDKFDYSKGFKFSTYATWWIRQAITRAIADQARTIRIPVHMVETINKLVREQRNLLQELGQDPTPEQIAERMDMTPDKVREILKIAQEPVSLETPIGEEDDSHLGDFIEDEVIENPVDYTTRIVLREQLDEVLDTLTDREENVLRLRFGLDDGKMRTLEDVGKVFNVTRERIRQIEAKALRKLRHPSRSKPLRDFIED, translated from the coding sequence ATGACTACAAAACAAAAAGAAGTAACCACATTTGATGTCCAAGTTGCAGAATTTATCCGCAACCATAAGAAGGCAGGAACAGCAACGGACGATGAAATCAATGATCAGCTGGTCATTCCTTTCACCTTAGATGCTGATGGTATCGAAGATCTCTTACAACGAATTCAAGATGCAGGGATTGCTATTACAGATAAGGAAGGAAATCCGAGTGCGCGTGCCCTTCAGACTGAGGAAGAAGAGCCAGAATTGAGCGATGAGGAGTTGCTTGGTAGCACATCAGCTAAAGTCAACGACCCTGTTCGGATGTATTTGAAAGAAATCGGTGTTGTTCCTCTCTTGACCAATGAAGAAGAGCAAGAATTGGCGCTATTGGTGGAGCAAGGAGACTTGGAAGCCAAACAACGCTTAGCAGAAGCTAACCTTCGTTTGGTGGTATCTATTGCTAAACGCTATGTGGGTCGTGGCATGCAGTTCTTGGATTTAATTCAAGAAGGAAATATGGGCTTGATGAAAGCCGTTGATAAATTTGACTATTCAAAAGGATTCAAATTTTCTACCTATGCTACGTGGTGGATTCGTCAAGCTATTACGCGGGCGATTGCAGACCAAGCTCGTACTATTCGAATCCCTGTTCACATGGTTGAAACCATCAATAAATTGGTTCGTGAACAACGGAACTTATTGCAGGAATTGGGGCAGGATCCAACACCAGAACAAATCGCAGAGCGCATGGATATGACGCCAGATAAGGTTCGTGAAATCTTGAAGATTGCTCAGGAGCCAGTATCATTAGAAACGCCGATCGGTGAGGAAGACGATAGCCATCTAGGAGATTTCATCGAAGATGAAGTGATTGAAAATCCAGTAGATTACACGACTCGTATCGTTCTTCGTGAGCAGCTAGATGAGGTACTCGATACCCTTACAGACCGCGAAGAAAATGTCTTACGCTTGCGTTTTGGACTAGATGATGGAAAAATGCGGACCTTGGAAGATGTTGGTAAAGTCTTTAATGTGACACGTGAACGGATTCGTCAAATCGAAGCCAAAGCCCTCCGCAAGTTACGCCACCCAAGCCGCAGCAAACCATTGCGTGACTTTATAGAGGATTAA
- a CDS encoding metal-sulfur cluster assembly factor, giving the protein MAYTEEQVKEIQERIFHALEEVIDPELGIDIVNLGLIYEIRFDGETGHTEIDMTLTTMGCPLADLLTDQIYDAMKYVPEVTKVDVKLVWYPAWTVEKMSRYARIALGIR; this is encoded by the coding sequence ATGGCTTATACAGAAGAACAGGTAAAAGAAATTCAAGAGCGGATTTTCCATGCTTTAGAAGAAGTCATTGACCCTGAGTTGGGGATTGATATTGTCAATCTTGGATTGATTTATGAGATTCGTTTTGATGGGGAAACGGGGCATACAGAGATCGATATGACCTTGACGACAATGGGCTGTCCTTTGGCAGATTTATTGACGGATCAGATTTATGATGCGATGAAGTATGTTCCTGAAGTTACAAAAGTCGATGTGAAGCTGGTTTGGTACCCTGCTTGGACGGTTGAAAAAATGAGTCGATATGCTCGGATTGCTTTGGGAATTCGTTAG
- a CDS encoding NAD(P)/FAD-dependent oxidoreductase: MSEVFDITIIGGGPTGLFAAFYAHMRGAKVKLIDSLPQLGGQPAILYPEKKIQDVPGFTNLTGEELTTRLIDQLTSFETSIHLNETLLDIEKTEEHFILTTSKGTHLSKAVVIAMGGGAFKPRPLELDGVEDFDNIHYHVSNLHQYAGQNVVILGGGDSAVDWALAFEKLSPTTIVHRRDNFRALEHSVDALKNSSVNVKTPFVPSKLICDGKRLTHLEITKVKSEETELLPLDQLFVNYGFKSSVGNLKQWGLELDRHKIKVNSKQETSIPGIYAAGDCCSYEGKIDLIVTGLGEAPTAINNAINYIYPDQKVQPKHSTSL; this comes from the coding sequence ATGTCTGAAGTATTTGATATTACCATTATTGGCGGTGGACCAACAGGTCTCTTTGCTGCCTTTTATGCCCACATGAGAGGAGCCAAGGTCAAATTGATTGACTCACTGCCACAGCTAGGCGGGCAACCGGCTATTCTCTATCCAGAAAAGAAGATTCAGGATGTGCCTGGTTTCACCAATTTAACGGGAGAAGAATTGACCACACGCTTAATTGATCAGCTCACTAGCTTTGAAACCAGCATTCATCTCAATGAAACCCTCCTTGATATTGAAAAGACAGAAGAACATTTCATCCTAACAACCTCTAAAGGCACGCACTTGAGTAAAGCCGTCGTAATTGCCATGGGTGGGGGTGCATTTAAACCACGTCCACTCGAGCTAGACGGCGTGGAGGATTTTGACAATATCCACTACCATGTCTCTAATCTACACCAGTATGCAGGACAAAATGTCGTTATTTTAGGGGGTGGAGACTCTGCGGTGGATTGGGCATTGGCTTTTGAAAAGCTTTCTCCAACCACTATCGTACATAGACGAGATAATTTCCGTGCCTTAGAGCATAGTGTTGACGCTCTTAAAAACTCTAGTGTCAACGTTAAAACCCCCTTTGTTCCAAGTAAATTGATTTGTGATGGCAAACGGCTGACCCATTTAGAAATTACCAAAGTAAAATCAGAAGAAACTGAACTTCTGCCACTCGACCAACTATTTGTTAACTATGGATTTAAGTCCTCTGTTGGAAATCTCAAGCAATGGGGCTTAGAACTTGATCGTCATAAAATCAAGGTTAATAGCAAACAAGAAACCTCGATTCCTGGTATTTACGCTGCGGGTGATTGTTGTAGTTACGAGGGAAAAATCGACTTGATTGTCACAGGCCTAGGAGAAGCTCCTACTGCCATTAACAATGCCATAAATTACATTTATCCCGACCAAAAAGTTCAACCAAAACATTCAACCAGTTTATAA